In Jeotgalibaca arthritidis, a single genomic region encodes these proteins:
- a CDS encoding MFS transporter, translating to MQSAKTEVAATKASGLTWKHRVGYAAGDAGGVLTLILVGYMTRYITNVLEVSYGILSVLLLIWNFWDMFNDPIVGTLMDKSFAKSKGDKDKFRPWILASIPVITIGLVAFFTVPSFLGGISLVISLFILKIIYEWGYTMMNIAMGSLLGAMALNDTERATLSSARGLGSSFGALGGGIIIPQVLASLGENPRGYMIASLITAALAGVIIFLHFSWTQERNASARVVVDDTPENKVKFTDIINVFRKNRAFLALSLHSVIIVFGTFLYSTFNPYMYADVFGDISMMTYTSIISQVLAISLLSIAPALTKLMGGTVKVIKNCLALGIILNVALFVVMLSVDVVPLLFLVISSIGYGLINMSVQLQWGLVSEAIDYNEYLTGKRTEGAIYGTFSLTRRVGQTISQSIGVLMIGWIGYNPELTNQGLTQSDGTTLGIVAMTLIAPAAAAVMSWAIFTFVWNINDDLRADISAWRIEQAAGKE from the coding sequence ATGCAAAGCGCTAAAACAGAAGTAGCAGCAACAAAAGCTAGTGGTTTGACATGGAAGCACAGAGTTGGATATGCAGCTGGGGATGCAGGGGGCGTATTGACCCTTATCCTTGTTGGATATATGACTCGCTATATTACTAACGTTCTTGAAGTATCATACGGCATTTTATCTGTTTTATTATTAATTTGGAATTTTTGGGATATGTTTAATGATCCGATTGTTGGGACATTAATGGATAAGAGTTTCGCAAAAAGTAAAGGAGACAAAGACAAGTTCCGTCCTTGGATTCTAGCTTCAATCCCAGTTATCACGATTGGTTTAGTTGCCTTCTTTACTGTACCGAGCTTTTTAGGAGGTATATCGTTAGTTATTTCTCTATTCATTCTAAAAATTATTTATGAGTGGGGATACACCATGATGAACATCGCTATGGGATCGCTATTAGGTGCAATGGCACTTAACGATACAGAGCGAGCAACTCTTTCATCAGCTCGTGGTTTAGGTTCAAGTTTTGGAGCTTTGGGCGGCGGTATTATTATCCCTCAAGTTCTAGCATCACTAGGTGAGAACCCTCGTGGTTACATGATTGCAAGTCTTATTACCGCAGCTTTAGCTGGTGTTATTATTTTCCTACATTTCTCTTGGACACAAGAGCGTAATGCAAGTGCACGTGTAGTTGTAGACGATACGCCAGAAAATAAAGTGAAGTTTACTGATATTATTAATGTATTTAGAAAAAACCGTGCCTTCTTAGCATTGAGTTTACACTCCGTTATTATTGTATTTGGTACGTTCTTGTACAGTACATTTAACCCTTATATGTATGCTGACGTTTTTGGTGACATCAGTATGATGACTTACACATCTATTATTTCTCAAGTATTAGCAATTAGCCTTTTATCTATTGCTCCTGCCTTGACAAAACTGATGGGTGGTACTGTAAAAGTTATTAAAAACTGCCTAGCTCTAGGGATTATTCTAAATGTGGCATTATTTGTTGTCATGCTATCTGTTGATGTTGTACCGCTTCTTTTTCTAGTTATTTCATCTATTGGTTACGGGCTGATTAATATGTCTGTTCAACTTCAATGGGGACTAGTAAGTGAAGCGATTGACTACAACGAATACTTAACTGGTAAACGTACAGAAGGTGCTATTTACGGTACATTCTCACTAACACGTCGCGTTGGACAAACGATTTCACAATCAATAGGTGTATTGATGATTGGTTGGATTGGTTACAACCCAGAGTTGACTAACCAAGGATTGACACAAAGTGACGGAACAACCCTTGGTATTGTTGCCATGACACTTATTGCTCCAGCAGCAGCAGCTGTTATGTCATGGGCGATTTTCACATTTGTATGGAATATTAACGATGACTTGCGTGCTGATATTTCAGCATGGCGAATCGAACAAGCTGCTGGAAAAGAATAA
- a CDS encoding creatininase family protein, whose translation MRTRFLSKLTNGEIEDYLDHNDLIYIPVGVTETHGALPVDAETVLAEAVALKMAEASDGLVLHNLPYFFAGGTPTGRGTLQLSVKTGYDYLMAISQSLLKQGFRRQVYVTCHGPAYLYVSSMIRDFFSETNVPILYLDLIAVPQAIEDLSFNFMDKFHQISIGAYKILNRLDDVPLNVPESNSVTYDINKMMTGMQEPPASKLAKYAMQSGAIGYYFNEASTHMVTPLLKTAEQRDELADEGIEAIDELVTKLNLPEIVEHLRQADHYTQTVSLEKYPWLKK comes from the coding sequence ATGCGCACACGTTTTTTATCAAAGTTAACAAATGGTGAAATTGAAGATTATTTAGACCACAATGATTTGATTTATATTCCAGTTGGAGTAACCGAAACACATGGTGCTTTGCCAGTGGATGCTGAAACGGTATTAGCTGAGGCCGTGGCTTTGAAAATGGCCGAAGCTTCAGATGGTCTTGTTTTACACAATCTGCCTTACTTTTTTGCGGGAGGGACACCCACAGGAAGGGGAACACTTCAACTATCAGTTAAAACAGGTTATGACTATTTGATGGCAATCTCTCAATCGCTCTTAAAGCAAGGCTTTAGACGACAAGTCTATGTGACTTGTCATGGCCCAGCTTATTTGTATGTGAGTAGCATGATTCGTGATTTCTTTAGTGAGACCAATGTTCCAATTCTATATTTGGATTTAATTGCTGTGCCACAAGCTATTGAAGACTTAAGTTTTAATTTCATGGATAAGTTCCACCAAATCTCAATTGGTGCCTATAAAATATTAAACCGTTTGGATGATGTTCCACTAAATGTACCAGAGTCTAATTCGGTTACCTATGACATTAATAAGATGATGACAGGGATGCAAGAGCCACCAGCAAGCAAGCTGGCCAAGTATGCCATGCAGTCGGGAGCGATTGGTTATTACTTTAACGAAGCGAGCACGCATATGGTAACACCGCTCTTAAAAACTGCAGAACAACGAGACGAATTAGCTGATGAAGGAATCGAAGCAATTGATGAACTCGTCACAAAGTTAAATCTTCCTGAAATTGTTGAACACTTACGCCAAGCTGACCACTACACACAAACGGTTAGTCTTGAAAAATATCCCTGGTTAAAAAAATAA
- a CDS encoding diacylglycerol/lipid kinase family protein — protein MTEALLIVNPSSGEEMATEYATKVAEILKEQYDQVTVKETQKAGDAQDFAKTAARNHIDAVFVMGGDGTVNEGVSGLAEEDYRPDFGFIPLGTVNDLGRALGISMNPEEAIEELRHLKKEKMDVGKINDHYFIDVVAVGVIPGAVSNVDPEQKTRFGAFAYFMEGAKALRESESFTFHLTIDGEELVEESMMLLVSLSNSVGGFEKLVPQAKVDDGKLHLTLLKGNKLLDKLALLPKVFSGELTDDQQIVYRAFEKGHIAVQNDTDMTTNVDGDEGDALPLDLMVLPQHLTVLVPGK, from the coding sequence ATGACCGAAGCATTATTGATTGTAAACCCGTCTTCTGGTGAAGAAATGGCTACGGAATATGCAACAAAAGTAGCTGAGATACTCAAGGAGCAATATGATCAGGTAACCGTTAAAGAGACCCAAAAAGCAGGCGATGCGCAGGACTTTGCTAAGACAGCTGCAAGAAACCATATCGATGCGGTGTTTGTTATGGGAGGAGATGGCACGGTTAACGAAGGCGTGAGTGGTTTGGCAGAGGAAGACTACCGTCCTGATTTTGGTTTTATTCCACTTGGAACGGTTAATGACTTAGGGCGAGCTCTAGGCATTTCAATGAACCCAGAAGAAGCGATTGAAGAGTTACGCCATCTTAAAAAAGAAAAGATGGATGTTGGTAAAATAAACGATCATTATTTTATTGATGTTGTAGCAGTAGGTGTCATTCCTGGTGCTGTATCCAATGTGGATCCTGAGCAAAAAACACGCTTTGGTGCTTTCGCCTACTTTATGGAAGGGGCAAAGGCTCTGAGAGAAAGTGAGTCTTTCACCTTCCACTTAACAATAGACGGCGAGGAACTTGTGGAAGAATCGATGATGCTATTAGTTTCCTTGTCAAATTCAGTAGGTGGTTTTGAAAAGTTAGTTCCTCAAGCAAAAGTTGATGACGGTAAACTACATCTCACCTTATTGAAGGGTAACAAGCTACTGGATAAGTTAGCGTTATTGCCGAAAGTATTCTCAGGTGAACTAACGGATGACCAACAAATTGTCTATCGTGCCTTTGAAAAAGGACATATTGCGGTTCAAAATGACACAGATATGACCACCAATGTAGATGGCGATGAAGGGGATGCTTTGCCATTAGATCTCATGGTTTTACCGCAACATCTCACAGTTCTTGTTCCAGGTAAATAA
- a CDS encoding GNAT family N-acetyltransferase has translation MDYKLIPTEHLDQVVKLKDYCFVKRHEADHMDDIVPWLEIGAGLGGYDGKELASQLLIHPLEMNVLGHLYPMGGIAMVSTYPEYRQGGVTKGLLQAAFKKMKKDGQVLSVLSPFSIGFYRHFGYEVFFENSNYSIPVEKMALRQETSGRVVRFDYESDNRDDWLPKVKAFHQTIVEQTNGYMVRDDKWWNRLRLREPFDHFGVSVNQSGEVDGYVRYVWNKPQLEITDFHAANGHAMRVLWQYIQSHQSQVSTVVGKSPVDDSLAFHLKEPVFERSGFYDMMIRIVDVEAFLKDYPFKKRHQPLYVSIEDPHADWNQAVFKIDTDGRVTKVLAVQDEKLLKMAIGPFSAMMSGYHSLDWYRQFGFAEVTDQQAKHWQAAIPHGNPRFNDFF, from the coding sequence ATGGACTATAAACTGATTCCCACTGAGCATTTAGATCAAGTTGTAAAGTTAAAAGACTACTGTTTTGTTAAGCGTCATGAAGCTGACCATATGGATGATATTGTCCCTTGGTTAGAAATAGGGGCTGGGTTAGGTGGCTATGATGGAAAGGAATTAGCTAGTCAGTTACTCATTCATCCACTAGAAATGAATGTATTAGGGCACCTTTATCCAATGGGCGGTATCGCAATGGTATCTACCTATCCCGAATACCGTCAAGGTGGTGTGACGAAAGGCTTGTTGCAAGCAGCATTTAAAAAGATGAAGAAAGACGGCCAAGTTTTATCGGTTTTAAGTCCCTTTTCAATAGGCTTTTATCGTCATTTTGGTTATGAAGTTTTTTTTGAGAATAGCAACTATAGCATTCCCGTTGAGAAAATGGCTCTTCGCCAAGAAACGAGTGGGCGAGTTGTTCGCTTTGATTATGAGAGTGATAACCGTGACGATTGGCTGCCTAAAGTTAAAGCCTTTCATCAAACAATCGTTGAACAAACCAATGGCTATATGGTTCGTGACGATAAGTGGTGGAATCGCCTTAGATTAAGAGAACCCTTTGATCATTTTGGAGTTAGTGTCAACCAATCGGGAGAAGTGGATGGCTATGTCCGTTATGTTTGGAACAAGCCCCAGTTAGAAATAACAGATTTTCATGCGGCGAATGGTCACGCCATGCGGGTATTATGGCAGTATATTCAGTCGCACCAATCACAAGTTTCAACAGTTGTTGGTAAGTCTCCTGTTGATGATTCACTAGCATTCCATCTAAAAGAGCCTGTTTTCGAACGCAGCGGATTCTACGATATGATGATTCGAATTGTTGATGTAGAAGCTTTTTTAAAAGACTACCCCTTTAAAAAACGACATCAACCACTTTATGTGAGTATTGAAGATCCTCATGCTGATTGGAACCAAGCTGTTTTTAAAATTGATACAGATGGTCGCGTTACAAAAGTATTAGCTGTTCAAGATGAAAAATTACTAAAAATGGCAATTGGACCTTTTTCAGCTATGATGTCGGGCTATCATAGCCTTGATTGGTACCGTCAGTTTGGTTTCGCAGAAGTGACAGACCAACAAGCGAAACATTGGCAAGCAGCGATTCCACATGGCAACCCACGATTTAATGACTTTTTCTAA
- a CDS encoding S9 family peptidase, whose product MTKEPLKMDSLFDLKSLSQPLMWGELVFYLETIANKEENSYTSTIYSYNLKTKERRQWGDGGNKQLHLQLSPNKKYLSYLSNNHSDKKMQVMIMPLDGGSAFALTAEKEGVSHYMWADNSSAIFYQTTTLTKKDGQTQPAEKKLPTPTEINKLTYKLDGAGVLPQDRHHLIKRMSVASQTVETLLEESHPVRLSYVAKDESYLLLNDDLNRDDEWSYGSTVYYFDLKTKIQRSLTTTVPKGSFYFAAMSDQEDYLLLVGNDFEHAFVSLNKIYGYDMVSHELVCLTDDLDLEVLDTIVADFQQGVQGIRPTWLTDSEFLFPATHHGKIQLYKGDRHGHTTLLFDEPLHLTDGSLSQDGQQLVVTYSSLTETSALAVIDLASGHLDCLYQPNQTYFESHAVVEPERFWFKGADQWDIQGWYLPPVEKRDNHPAILYIHGGPQVCYGESFFHEMQVLAGQGYGVILLNPRGGNGYGQSFVSSILGDYGHKDYEDLMLGTTHVLNEHPEIDSSRLYVAGGSYGGFMTNWIVGHTDRFRAAISQRSISNWISFYGTSDIGAFFVEFQLQRDLSDIEGLWKMSPLAYAHQATTPLLLMHSEQDLRCPMEQAEQFYVAMKKNHVDTKLITFPQSNHGLSRDGLPNLRMNRFDAMMAWLDTYQ is encoded by the coding sequence TTGACAAAAGAACCATTAAAAATGGATAGTCTCTTTGATTTAAAAAGTTTGAGCCAGCCCCTTATGTGGGGAGAGCTCGTTTTTTACCTTGAGACGATTGCTAATAAAGAAGAGAACTCTTACACATCAACTATTTACAGCTACAACCTAAAAACCAAAGAACGCCGACAATGGGGAGATGGTGGGAACAAGCAACTTCATTTGCAACTGTCACCCAACAAAAAATACCTTTCTTATTTAAGTAACAATCATAGCGATAAGAAAATGCAAGTCATGATTATGCCGCTAGATGGCGGGAGTGCCTTTGCCTTAACAGCTGAAAAAGAAGGCGTTTCTCACTATATGTGGGCGGATAATTCAAGTGCCATTTTCTACCAAACGACGACCTTAACTAAAAAGGACGGCCAGACACAGCCGGCAGAAAAGAAACTGCCCACGCCAACTGAAATTAATAAACTAACTTACAAATTAGATGGCGCGGGTGTGCTCCCTCAAGACCGTCATCATTTAATTAAGAGAATGAGTGTTGCAAGTCAAACCGTTGAGACCTTACTTGAAGAAAGTCATCCCGTTCGGTTGTCTTATGTAGCAAAGGACGAGAGTTACTTATTATTGAATGACGATTTAAATCGTGACGACGAGTGGTCTTATGGAAGTACGGTCTACTATTTTGATTTAAAAACAAAAATACAACGTTCACTGACAACAACTGTTCCAAAAGGAAGCTTCTATTTTGCAGCCATGTCTGACCAAGAAGACTATCTCTTATTAGTCGGAAATGATTTCGAGCATGCCTTTGTGTCATTAAATAAGATTTATGGTTACGATATGGTTTCACATGAATTGGTTTGTTTAACTGACGATTTAGACCTAGAAGTACTTGATACAATTGTGGCAGACTTCCAGCAAGGCGTGCAAGGGATTCGTCCGACTTGGCTAACAGATTCTGAATTCCTATTCCCAGCCACTCACCATGGTAAAATCCAACTATACAAAGGGGATCGACACGGTCATACCACCTTACTCTTTGATGAACCACTTCATCTTACAGATGGCAGTTTGTCGCAAGACGGCCAGCAGTTAGTTGTCACTTACTCCTCTTTAACAGAAACAAGTGCGTTGGCAGTCATTGACTTGGCTAGCGGCCATCTCGATTGTTTGTACCAGCCTAACCAAACTTATTTTGAGTCTCATGCTGTAGTAGAACCGGAGCGCTTTTGGTTTAAAGGTGCTGATCAGTGGGATATTCAAGGCTGGTACTTACCGCCTGTTGAGAAGCGGGACAATCACCCTGCTATTTTGTATATCCACGGTGGCCCACAAGTCTGTTATGGGGAATCCTTCTTCCATGAAATGCAAGTATTGGCTGGACAAGGTTATGGTGTTATTCTATTGAATCCACGTGGCGGCAACGGATACGGCCAGTCATTCGTTTCGTCTATTCTGGGTGATTATGGTCATAAGGATTACGAGGATTTGATGCTAGGAACGACTCATGTGCTAAATGAACATCCTGAAATTGACAGCTCTCGCCTCTATGTGGCTGGTGGCAGTTATGGTGGTTTTATGACCAACTGGATTGTTGGTCATACGGATCGTTTCCGTGCCGCTATTTCGCAACGGTCGATTTCTAACTGGATTTCATTTTATGGAACGAGTGATATCGGTGCTTTCTTTGTGGAATTCCAATTGCAACGCGATTTATCAGATATAGAAGGTCTGTGGAAGATGTCGCCACTTGCCTATGCTCACCAAGCTACAACACCATTATTATTGATGCACAGCGAACAAGATTTACGTTGTCCAATGGAACAGGCTGAGCAATTTTATGTGGCTATGAAGAAAAATCATGTTGATACGAAATTAATTACCTTCCCGCAATCTAATCACGGCTTGTCACGAGACGGTCTTCCTAATCTGCGGATGAACCGCTTTGACGCCATGATGGCTTGGTTGGATACTTATCAGTAA
- a CDS encoding DUF6075 family protein produces MAEGLTFEESFNKLLERDQTSPSDSERRALFYILSGNKDLYQKVNGIFDFEKVDFCEGAYRMVKLAFNLYNGSPAPDPLELFSGLDEYNFRICINALFLRFGFEE; encoded by the coding sequence ATGGCAGAAGGTTTGACATTCGAAGAAAGTTTTAACAAATTACTGGAAAGAGACCAGACAAGTCCAAGCGATTCCGAACGCAGAGCATTATTCTATATCCTCTCCGGAAACAAAGACCTATACCAAAAAGTAAATGGCATCTTTGATTTTGAAAAGGTAGACTTCTGTGAGGGCGCCTATCGAATGGTTAAGTTGGCATTTAATTTATATAATGGGTCCCCTGCTCCAGACCCATTAGAATTATTCAGTGGTCTGGACGAATATAATTTTCGGATCTGTATCAATGCTCTTTTCTTAAGGTTTGGGTTCGAGGAATAA
- a CDS encoding DUF5301 domain-containing protein, protein MKTKSFILFSVVFILAIVLLFLPRRAIDILPNKNEVESVSIKKDNEKVQSTDKDIISNIIDNIENARKTFRSSINDQPLENHFITIVFTRDNEQTDTFYLYQSKNDYFLEKPYEGIYRISQEIEENIISLFNSLSNR, encoded by the coding sequence ATGAAAACCAAATCTTTTATTCTCTTTTCAGTTGTTTTTATATTAGCTATTGTGCTTTTATTTTTACCACGTAGAGCAATAGATATCCTACCTAATAAAAATGAAGTAGAATCTGTCTCAATCAAAAAAGATAATGAAAAAGTACAGTCAACAGATAAAGACATTATTTCAAACATAATCGATAATATTGAGAATGCAAGAAAAACTTTTCGTTCAAGCATTAATGATCAACCTTTAGAAAATCACTTCATTACAATAGTCTTTACAAGGGATAATGAACAAACAGATACATTTTATTTGTACCAATCAAAAAATGACTATTTCTTAGAAAAACCCTATGAAGGTATCTATAGAATATCTCAAGAGATAGAGGAAAATATCATATCTTTGTTTAATTCCTTAAGTAACAGGTAG
- a CDS encoding DUF6973 domain-containing protein, with product MWNGNLTQRIGSTRAKVWTDAHEADSSGVDKEMDLFNNGLGRTIGSKYGSHSNGLAVKSMSDEIYSSIKSGKGRVVKNGKLVSPAF from the coding sequence ATGTGGAATGGCAATCTCACACAAAGAATTGGATCTACTCGTGCCAAGGTATGGACTGACGCCCATGAAGCTGACTCATCGGGGGTAGATAAGGAAATGGATTTATTTAATAATGGATTAGGAAGAACCATAGGAAGTAAATATGGCTCTCATTCAAATGGTTTAGCTGTTAAAAGTATGTCTGACGAGATATATAGTTCAATAAAAAGCGGAAAAGGCAGAGTCGTTAAAAATGGTAAATTAGTAAGTCCTGCATTTTAG
- a CDS encoding YvrJ family protein produces the protein MEETVTMIGNFGFPIVLVIYLFTRFEKQITEVTESIERLEERIKESYTENKL, from the coding sequence ATGGAAGAAACAGTAACTATGATTGGCAATTTCGGTTTTCCAATTGTTCTTGTGATTTATCTTTTTACTCGATTTGAAAAACAAATTACAGAAGTCACTGAATCAATTGAACGATTAGAAGAACGTATTAAAGAAAGCTATACGGAAAATAAACTATAG